A section of the Streptomyces xinghaiensis S187 genome encodes:
- a CDS encoding TIGR02680 family protein, translated as MTTNARGLVPLPRSGPTTTAGSRFRLHRAGIQNVWQYDEQEFVFGDGRLLLRGKNGAGKSKALEMLLPYLLDGDSRALDATGTGRTTLAWLMLDGFEQTNRLGYLWVEFGGTTDSGDHRHLTLGAAVRASKSTQRALPTFFVTPLRVGENLHLVEGGKPLPVDRLKELVGSDNVTDRAVLHRSRVARELFGITDATRYRSLTQLLHRLRRPTVGDRIEHGGLASLLSETLPGLDEEVVEKVARNLHDLDAVRDELGRLERTDTALRTFLTSYRGYLSGVLRTSAQAVSRELEVLAQRRRAAGDAAQRTSDLRRQEEESEARLGTLREEEEAARTDLSALHASHAYRSLHELSERRSTVEALHTAAVAAFATLNNAHGAEEGAAERLADGVEHLGSRLAELGTEHRELLTQAEKAGLPTGHLGAAADLSRTVRSRAVETELTAPDGKTHLVRHRSVVRVDTAAVQNGLRSWQGQMEGAEAVMKNRTRMVHEVTRLTAQAGKVRDRAVQADTERERLEGEAEEAADRLDAGREKVAEESGAYVRRVAEWAARTRTAVGSGCPPVDAVHTMVACESSDDAPFTDRTLPSDIDSQAWQAAHAALEPYGEELTGRRDALALTVGRLDEELDGLASQKRDWERRTDPEPPVPYHRFAERTPGTGAPFYRLVDFTDDLSPAHRAGLEAALEASGILDAWVGADGALVDPGTRDTLLRPSSGLPDRPNLASALRPAPQPGCGVTSEQVEHLLAAIALAPAEDKSAHDAVYYDGTWRLGILSGRHHKSDAEYVGAAVRAETRRRILAELEERLAQTEHRLADARHELAEADARRRALRLAEQDFPRARGLANAWSRVELDERRLRDLTAKATRAARSAEDARALAVAARAEADATATAHDLPSDPVQLEPVRTALAALLTGIGRLRRAVSGTGDRLGAHHTDAERYERARTDRLAAEENYRLRLTGLRTAQQDLRTREEAVRATEEEILTREQEARQRIAHAAQAVPAAQRTRNDLHDRRVRAEEEEKRLREDLAAQETAVIATGGALRGALGRPEVVRGAGLDRPSLPEDVADNPDSDIRSRLRALRALADAVLQALGRPKGEVSDSTLLNRHTELRDQLAGGYDAQLEERDGIKVCRLIDDHGSHDVAAVGERIAGQAAEARGRLTEREREVFQRFLTGELGDHLSGQVITAANLVAALNDILRTVRTSHGLGVELLWKLDEDVDADVRAAVELLRSPSSLRTREQTEQLREVLQRRIEDARRADPSAGYAAHLRTALDYRDWFRFHTFVVEDAAPGRRRRLTGRTGLSQGEQRVLSYLVLFAAAAAHFTSLAESAPHAPRLILLDDAFAKVDEPTHGRLGRILVDLDLDFVLTSERLMGNWREVPSLHIYECLRDPHVRGVATLHYTWNGRHRRLVSV; from the coding sequence GTGACCACCAATGCGCGTGGTCTCGTCCCGCTGCCGCGTTCCGGCCCCACGACGACCGCTGGCAGCCGCTTCCGGCTGCACCGCGCGGGCATCCAGAACGTCTGGCAGTACGACGAACAGGAGTTCGTCTTTGGCGACGGACGGCTGCTGCTGCGCGGCAAGAACGGCGCGGGCAAGTCCAAAGCCCTGGAAATGCTGCTCCCGTATCTTCTGGACGGCGACTCACGAGCGCTGGACGCGACGGGCACTGGCAGGACCACTCTCGCCTGGCTGATGCTGGACGGGTTCGAGCAGACCAACCGTCTCGGCTACCTGTGGGTGGAGTTCGGGGGCACGACCGACAGCGGCGATCACCGCCACCTCACGCTCGGCGCCGCCGTCCGAGCCTCGAAGTCGACACAGAGGGCGCTGCCGACGTTCTTCGTCACTCCGCTGCGCGTCGGTGAGAACCTGCACCTGGTCGAAGGCGGAAAGCCGTTGCCGGTCGACCGGCTCAAAGAGCTCGTCGGCTCCGACAACGTCACCGACCGCGCGGTTCTCCACCGCTCGCGGGTGGCCCGGGAACTGTTCGGCATCACCGACGCGACGCGCTACCGCAGCCTCACCCAGCTCCTCCACCGGCTGCGGCGGCCCACGGTCGGGGACCGCATCGAGCATGGAGGGCTGGCCTCTCTGCTGAGCGAAACCCTGCCGGGACTCGACGAGGAAGTCGTCGAGAAGGTCGCGCGCAACCTCCACGACCTTGACGCCGTACGCGACGAACTCGGCCGCCTGGAGCGCACTGACACGGCGCTGCGCACCTTCCTCACCAGTTACCGCGGCTACTTGTCCGGAGTCCTGCGCACCTCCGCGCAGGCAGTGAGCCGGGAGCTGGAGGTCCTCGCGCAGCGACGCCGGGCGGCCGGAGACGCCGCACAGCGGACCAGCGACCTGAGGAGGCAGGAGGAGGAGTCGGAAGCCCGACTGGGAACCCTGCGCGAAGAGGAAGAAGCCGCCCGGACCGACCTCTCCGCCCTCCACGCCAGCCACGCCTACCGCAGCTTGCACGAACTGTCGGAACGCCGCAGCACGGTCGAGGCGCTGCACACCGCCGCCGTAGCCGCCTTCGCCACCCTCAACAACGCCCACGGCGCAGAGGAGGGCGCGGCCGAGCGGCTGGCCGACGGTGTCGAACACCTCGGCAGCCGGCTCGCCGAACTGGGCACCGAACACCGGGAACTGCTGACGCAGGCGGAGAAGGCCGGGCTTCCCACCGGCCATCTCGGTGCGGCAGCGGACCTGTCCCGCACGGTCCGTTCCCGGGCCGTGGAGACAGAGCTGACCGCTCCGGACGGGAAGACGCACCTCGTGCGGCACCGGTCGGTCGTCCGCGTGGACACAGCAGCGGTGCAGAACGGGCTGCGATCCTGGCAGGGACAGATGGAGGGCGCCGAGGCGGTCATGAAAAACCGGACCCGAATGGTCCACGAAGTGACGCGCCTCACCGCACAGGCCGGGAAGGTCCGAGACCGGGCGGTGCAGGCCGACACCGAGCGGGAGCGACTGGAGGGCGAGGCGGAAGAGGCCGCCGACCGTCTCGACGCCGGCCGCGAGAAGGTCGCCGAGGAGAGCGGTGCCTATGTCCGCCGGGTTGCCGAGTGGGCAGCACGCACGCGGACCGCTGTCGGGTCCGGCTGTCCGCCGGTGGACGCCGTCCACACCATGGTTGCCTGCGAGAGCTCCGATGACGCCCCGTTCACGGACCGCACGCTCCCGTCCGACATCGACAGCCAGGCGTGGCAGGCCGCCCATGCCGCACTGGAGCCGTACGGCGAGGAACTCACCGGGCGCCGCGACGCCCTCGCACTCACCGTCGGCCGGCTCGACGAGGAACTCGACGGCCTGGCGAGTCAGAAGCGTGACTGGGAGCGACGTACCGATCCCGAGCCGCCGGTCCCCTACCACCGCTTCGCCGAAAGGACACCAGGCACCGGAGCGCCTTTCTACCGGCTGGTGGACTTCACGGATGATCTGAGCCCTGCGCATCGGGCCGGTCTGGAAGCGGCGCTGGAGGCCAGCGGGATCCTGGACGCGTGGGTCGGCGCGGACGGCGCCCTTGTCGATCCCGGCACCCGTGACACTTTGCTGCGTCCCAGTTCCGGGCTGCCGGACCGACCGAATCTCGCCTCGGCCCTGCGTCCGGCGCCCCAACCGGGGTGCGGTGTCACGTCCGAGCAAGTGGAACACCTGCTGGCCGCCATCGCACTCGCACCGGCCGAGGACAAGTCCGCTCATGATGCGGTGTACTACGACGGAACCTGGCGTCTCGGCATCCTCAGCGGTCGGCACCACAAGAGTGACGCCGAGTACGTGGGAGCCGCCGTCCGCGCCGAGACCCGGCGGCGCATCCTCGCCGAGCTGGAGGAGCGGCTCGCACAGACGGAACACCGGCTGGCCGACGCCCGTCACGAACTCGCCGAGGCCGATGCCCGGCGCCGTGCTCTCAGGCTCGCGGAGCAGGACTTCCCCCGGGCACGAGGTCTCGCCAACGCCTGGAGCAGGGTTGAGTTGGACGAGAGGAGACTGCGTGACCTGACCGCCAAGGCGACCCGCGCGGCTCGGTCGGCCGAGGATGCCCGCGCTCTCGCCGTAGCCGCACGCGCCGAGGCGGACGCCACCGCCACCGCCCATGACCTGCCCAGTGACCCCGTCCAGCTGGAGCCCGTACGCACCGCGCTGGCTGCCCTGCTCACCGGCATCGGACGTCTTCGCAGGGCGGTCAGCGGCACGGGCGACCGGCTCGGCGCCCATCACACCGATGCCGAACGGTACGAACGCGCCCGAACAGACCGTCTGGCCGCGGAGGAGAATTACCGGCTCCGTCTCACCGGGCTGCGTACCGCGCAACAGGATCTGCGCACCCGCGAGGAGGCGGTCAGGGCGACCGAAGAGGAGATCCTCACCCGCGAGCAAGAAGCCAGACAGCGCATCGCGCACGCCGCCCAGGCCGTCCCGGCGGCACAACGCACGCGGAACGACCTGCACGACCGGCGTGTGCGCGCGGAAGAGGAGGAGAAGCGCCTGCGCGAAGACCTGGCCGCCCAGGAGACAGCGGTCATCGCAACCGGCGGCGCCCTTCGCGGCGCACTGGGCCGGCCGGAGGTGGTGCGCGGCGCCGGGCTGGACCGGCCCTCACTGCCCGAGGACGTGGCGGACAATCCCGACTCGGACATCCGCAGCCGTCTGCGAGCGCTACGGGCACTGGCCGACGCGGTACTACAGGCCCTCGGCCGCCCGAAAGGCGAAGTGTCGGACAGCACCCTGCTCAACCGGCACACCGAACTGCGCGACCAACTGGCCGGCGGCTACGACGCGCAACTGGAGGAACGCGACGGGATCAAGGTGTGCCGCCTGATCGACGACCACGGTTCCCACGACGTCGCGGCCGTGGGCGAGCGGATAGCCGGCCAAGCCGCAGAAGCCCGGGGACGGCTCACCGAACGCGAACGTGAGGTCTTCCAGCGATTCCTGACCGGCGAGCTCGGCGACCATCTCTCAGGCCAGGTCATCACCGCGGCGAACCTGGTCGCGGCTCTCAACGACATCCTACGGACCGTACGCACCTCCCACGGTCTCGGCGTGGAGCTGCTGTGGAAGCTGGACGAGGATGTGGACGCAGACGTGAGGGCGGCCGTGGAGCTGCTGCGCAGCCCGTCAAGCCTGCGCACGCGTGAGCAGACCGAGCAGCTCCGCGAGGTGTTGCAACGCCGGATCGAGGATGCCCGCCGGGCCGATCCCTCAGCCGGTTATGCCGCCCATCTGCGGACCGCACTGGACTACCGTGACTGGTTCCGCTTCCACACCTTCGTGGTCGAGGACGCCGCTCCGGGACGGCGGCGGAGATTGACCGGCCGCACCGGGCTCAGCCAGGGGGAGCAGCGGGTGCTCTCCTACCTCGTGCTCTTCGCCGCGGCCGCCGCCCACTTCACCAGCCTCGCCGAGTCGGCTCCACACGCGCCGCGGCTGATCCTGCTCGACGACGCCTTCGCCAAGGTAGATGAACCCACCCACGGGCGGCTGGGGCGAATCCTCGTGGACCTCGATCTCGACTTCGTCCTCACCAGCGAACGACTCATGGGCAACTGGCGGGAGGTGCCGTCCCTGCACATCTACGAATGCCTCCGTGACCCCCATGTGCGCGGGGTGGCCACCCTGCACTACACCTGGAACGGTCGGCACCGGCGTCTGGTGTCCGTATGA
- a CDS encoding TIGR02679 family protein: MQATGSLRLTSVSAEERNDLSLLLGKPFTGATVTVHLDALDTRLRASAAGLGLRDVLEELGRPLTDRRAVRAGIAARREHIWSSLASALDTSPLAGQEWAGQWYDLLRRTGVPRGVTPEAAVRTLQQAVQVLTVLLGPERGGTRGRGELAAMATGSAHGLDDGTWLARLVQRGIALAHSTEFPGDAAGRRALWRLVFVTPDEVSSTVLTYGLRPVGGGWREQALRQRADHHAEAHLTPRDLHDLHLRLPAGTVIHICENPRVVEAVADAACVRPLVCTSGSAATVVLTLLDALTTTGCHFAYHGDFDWPGIALANRIIRRYGAQPWRMTAEDYEHLAAHSQAAGIPQLQLDGRPITADWDAGLAPAMTALGVALHEEVTLDLLVDDLSGRA, from the coding sequence GTGCAGGCCACCGGGTCCCTGCGGCTGACCTCGGTGAGCGCCGAGGAACGCAACGACTTGTCCCTTCTGCTGGGCAAGCCCTTCACAGGTGCCACGGTCACCGTGCACCTCGACGCACTCGACACCCGCCTGCGCGCCTCGGCGGCCGGGCTAGGGCTCAGAGATGTCCTGGAGGAACTCGGCCGGCCGCTCACCGACCGCCGTGCCGTCCGCGCGGGCATCGCGGCACGGCGTGAACACATCTGGTCGTCGCTCGCCTCGGCGCTGGACACCTCTCCGCTCGCCGGTCAGGAGTGGGCCGGCCAGTGGTACGACCTGCTCCGCCGTACCGGCGTCCCGAGAGGAGTGACTCCTGAAGCGGCGGTACGAACACTTCAGCAGGCTGTCCAGGTCCTCACCGTACTGCTCGGTCCGGAGCGGGGTGGCACCCGAGGCCGGGGAGAACTGGCCGCCATGGCGACCGGGTCCGCACACGGCCTGGACGACGGTACCTGGCTCGCACGCCTCGTCCAACGCGGCATCGCCCTCGCCCACAGCACCGAGTTCCCCGGCGACGCGGCCGGCCGGCGTGCGCTGTGGCGGCTGGTGTTTGTTACACCGGACGAGGTCTCCAGCACAGTGCTGACCTACGGGCTGCGGCCCGTCGGAGGAGGCTGGCGGGAGCAGGCCCTGAGACAGCGGGCCGACCATCACGCCGAAGCCCACCTCACGCCGCGTGACCTGCACGACCTTCACCTGCGACTACCTGCCGGAACAGTGATCCACATCTGTGAGAATCCGCGCGTGGTGGAAGCTGTGGCGGACGCGGCCTGCGTACGGCCCTTGGTGTGTACCTCCGGTAGCGCCGCCACAGTGGTTCTCACCCTCCTCGACGCCCTCACCACGACCGGCTGTCACTTCGCCTACCACGGCGACTTCGACTGGCCGGGCATCGCTCTGGCGAACCGGATCATCCGCCGTTACGGAGCCCAGCCATGGCGTATGACAGCCGAGGACTACGAGCACCTGGCCGCTCACAGCCAGGCCGCGGGTATCCCTCAATTGCAGCTCGACGGCCGACCCATCACAGCGGACTGGGACGCAGGGCTCGCTCCTGCCATGACCGCCCTCGGTGTCGCGCTCCACGAGGAGGTCACCCTCGACCTTCTGGTGGACGACCTGTCGGGTCGGGCGTAG
- a CDS encoding restriction endonuclease — protein MFWSDVWPYLVGALILGGIGAVGWWLWRTDRLARGRDSLWRQEEAVKAGHRTLAEVDAMTGTEFEELVASLCRRDGCTDVRRVGGANDNGADVVGRLPDGRSMVIQCKRYAPTSTIASRELRDLLGAKVHFGADLAVFVTTTRFSRPSENFALQHGILAVHRDHLGLWNNGAPLLSLTEVNGRGQGDSRHRARWKQAYGK, from the coding sequence ATGTTCTGGTCTGACGTGTGGCCGTACCTCGTGGGAGCCCTCATCCTCGGCGGCATCGGAGCCGTGGGCTGGTGGCTGTGGCGCACGGACCGGCTGGCGCGCGGCCGGGACAGCCTCTGGCGACAGGAAGAAGCGGTGAAGGCCGGGCACAGGACACTCGCCGAGGTGGACGCTATGACCGGCACCGAGTTCGAGGAACTGGTCGCAAGCCTCTGCCGGCGGGACGGCTGCACCGACGTCCGGCGCGTGGGCGGCGCCAACGACAACGGCGCCGATGTCGTCGGTCGTCTCCCCGACGGCCGGAGCATGGTGATCCAGTGCAAGCGCTACGCACCCACCAGCACGATCGCGAGCCGCGAACTGCGCGATCTGCTGGGCGCGAAGGTGCACTTCGGGGCCGACCTGGCCGTGTTCGTCACGACCACGCGGTTCAGCCGCCCCTCCGAGAACTTCGCGCTGCAACACGGAATCCTCGCCGTGCACCGCGACCACCTCGGCCTGTGGAACAACGGCGCCCCCCTGCTGTCCCTGACCGAGGTCAACGGCCGGGGGCAGGGCGACTCCCGTCACCGAGCACGGTGGAAACAGGCGTACGGCAAGTGA
- a CDS encoding 7-cyano-7-deazaguanine synthase encodes MTGTGHALWWSGPRGDRPRDTRWTEIGEESFQEKERRVTGRHHLPGPVPDWAEDLFRVARAAFIADKYVRRTAVPDRWTRRISLAVPVTEHERWQSAAARRHLAALLRILTGDLWNVEFRPLTDNYVEEVIVSPEDPRASEVALFSGGLDSLSWAATRARADDPRPLLLVMFREIGLLRLQQRVYKAVEHLGGQRPVTLLPMSQTPAGDGTGQRLETSSRTRGLLYAAGAIRAATAHGADTVHIPENGQLALNPPLTPARSAACSTRSVHPWTLGRLNALVAAVSGTGSVLRVVNPWARLTKGEVCEAGREAGLTPSDLESTLSCSRPPARRSGGPRIANCGVCFPCLVRRSGLLHANGTDGTRYEALPWSKGVPFDRCTDWRALQRWLLGRYTLTDLLTDTPLPPEADPAEALDVINRGRRELARLLRITEAAATAAAA; translated from the coding sequence ATGACAGGGACCGGCCATGCCCTGTGGTGGAGCGGCCCCCGAGGGGACAGGCCTCGCGACACCCGGTGGACGGAGATCGGCGAGGAGTCCTTCCAGGAGAAGGAACGCCGTGTCACCGGCCGACACCACCTGCCCGGCCCGGTCCCCGATTGGGCCGAGGACCTGTTCCGCGTCGCCCGGGCCGCGTTCATCGCCGACAAGTACGTGCGCCGGACCGCCGTCCCGGACCGGTGGACCCGCCGCATCAGCCTGGCCGTGCCCGTCACGGAGCACGAAAGATGGCAGAGCGCAGCCGCCCGCAGACACCTCGCCGCACTGCTTCGGATCCTCACGGGAGACCTCTGGAACGTGGAATTCCGGCCCCTCACCGACAACTACGTCGAGGAGGTGATCGTCTCCCCCGAGGACCCGCGCGCCTCGGAGGTCGCGCTGTTCTCCGGTGGACTGGATTCCCTCAGCTGGGCCGCCACCCGTGCGCGTGCCGACGACCCCCGGCCGCTGCTGCTCGTGATGTTCCGGGAGATCGGACTGCTGCGTCTCCAGCAGAGGGTGTACAAGGCCGTAGAACACCTGGGCGGCCAACGACCCGTGACGCTGCTTCCGATGAGTCAGACCCCGGCGGGCGACGGTACCGGACAGCGGCTGGAAACCTCCTCCCGCACCCGGGGACTGCTGTACGCGGCGGGCGCGATCCGCGCCGCCACCGCGCACGGAGCGGACACCGTCCACATCCCCGAGAACGGCCAGCTCGCCCTCAACCCACCTTTGACACCCGCACGTTCGGCGGCCTGCTCCACCCGTTCCGTGCACCCGTGGACACTGGGTCGTCTGAATGCTCTGGTGGCAGCTGTGAGCGGGACTGGCAGCGTGTTACGGGTGGTCAATCCCTGGGCGCGACTGACGAAGGGCGAGGTGTGCGAAGCCGGACGTGAGGCGGGCCTCACCCCGTCCGACCTGGAATCCACCCTGAGCTGCAGCAGGCCACCCGCCCGCCGCAGCGGCGGCCCTCGCATCGCCAACTGCGGTGTCTGCTTCCCGTGCCTTGTACGCCGCTCCGGACTGCTTCACGCGAACGGCACCGACGGCACCCGGTACGAGGCACTGCCATGGTCGAAGGGCGTGCCCTTCGACCGGTGCACGGACTGGCGCGCACTGCAGCGCTGGCTGCTCGGCCGGTACACCCTTACGGACCTTCTCACCGACACCCCGCTGCCACCGGAGGCGGACCCGGCGGAGGCGCTCGATGTGATCAACCGCGGGCGGCGGGAACTGGCCCGGCTGCTCCGCATCACGGAGGCGGCCGCAACCGCTGCTGCGGCGTAG
- a CDS encoding IS110 family transposase, translating into MIDIDETGVFLGLDVGKSSHHGHGLTPAGKKVFDKPLPNSEPKLRAVFDKLRDKFGRVLVIVDQPASIGALPLTVARDAGCQVAYLPGLAMRRIADLYPGEAKTDARDAAVIADAARTMPHTLRSLDLTDEITAELTMLVGFDQDLAGEANRTSNRIRGLLTQFHPSLERVLGPRLDHPAITWLLERYGSPAALRKAGRRKLVEVIRPKAPRMAQRLVNDIFTALDEQTVVVPGTGTLDVIVPSLAKSLATVHEQRRALETQIETLLEAHPLSQVLTSMPGIGVRTAAVLLTTIGDGSSFPTAAHLASYAGLAPTTRQSGSSIHGEHAPRGGNRQLKRAMFLSAFAALHDPASRTYYDRCRARGKTHTQALLRLARHRISVLFAMLRDGTFYEPRTPRLA; encoded by the coding sequence GTGATCGACATCGACGAGACGGGCGTCTTCCTCGGCCTGGACGTCGGCAAGAGCAGCCATCACGGACACGGACTCACCCCGGCCGGGAAGAAGGTGTTCGACAAGCCGCTGCCCAACAGCGAACCGAAACTGCGGGCCGTCTTCGACAAGCTCCGTGACAAGTTCGGCCGGGTGCTGGTGATCGTGGACCAGCCCGCCTCCATCGGCGCCCTGCCGCTGACCGTCGCCCGCGACGCGGGCTGCCAGGTCGCCTATCTGCCCGGGCTGGCGATGCGCAGGATTGCCGACCTCTACCCGGGTGAAGCCAAGACCGACGCCCGCGACGCGGCCGTTATCGCGGACGCTGCACGCACCATGCCCCACACCCTGCGTTCCCTCGACCTCACGGACGAGATCACCGCCGAGCTGACCATGCTGGTCGGCTTCGACCAGGACCTGGCCGGCGAGGCCAACCGCACCTCCAACCGCATCCGCGGCCTGCTCACCCAGTTCCACCCCAGCCTCGAACGCGTCCTGGGACCCCGCCTGGACCATCCCGCCATCACCTGGCTACTGGAGCGCTACGGCTCCCCGGCCGCCCTGCGCAAGGCCGGCCGCCGCAAACTCGTCGAGGTCATACGGCCCAAGGCCCCGCGCATGGCCCAGCGACTCGTCAACGACATCTTCACCGCCCTCGACGAACAGACCGTCGTCGTCCCGGGAACCGGCACCCTGGACGTCATCGTGCCCTCGCTGGCCAAGTCGCTGGCCACCGTCCACGAACAACGCCGCGCACTGGAAACCCAGATCGAGACCCTGCTGGAGGCTCACCCTCTTTCCCAGGTCCTGACCTCGATGCCCGGCATCGGCGTCAGGACCGCCGCAGTCCTCCTGACCACCATCGGCGACGGCAGCTCCTTCCCCACCGCCGCCCACCTCGCCTCCTACGCCGGCCTCGCCCCCACCACCCGACAGTCCGGATCCTCCATCCACGGCGAACACGCCCCCAGAGGCGGAAACCGACAGCTCAAACGCGCGATGTTCCTCTCCGCGTTCGCCGCCCTCCACGACCCCGCCTCCCGCACCTACTACGACCGCTGCCGAGCCCGGGGCAAAACCCACACCCAAGCCCTCCTCCGCCTCGCCCGCCACCGCATCAGCGTCCTCTTCGCCATGCTCCGCGACGGCACCTTCTACGAACCCAGAACCCCACGACTCGCTTGA
- a CDS encoding PIG-L family deacetylase — protein sequence MADRPLTLMAVHAHPDDEATGTGGVLARYAAEGIRTVLVTCTDGGCGDGPGGVKPGDPGHDPAAVALMRREELRASCDVLKVSDLEMLDYADSGMTGWPSNDAPGSFWQTPVEEGAARLAELMRHYRPDVVVTYDENGFYGHPDHIQANRITMAALEMTALTPKVYWTTMPRSGMQRFGEIMREFHPDMPEPDPAEAAAMAEIGLPDDEITTWVDTTAFSSQKFDALAAHASQGENIFFLRMGKERFGELMGMETFVRVQDATGAAVPENDLFAGLR from the coding sequence ATGGCTGACCGGCCCTTGACGCTCATGGCGGTGCACGCCCACCCCGACGACGAGGCCACCGGAACCGGAGGGGTCCTCGCGCGGTACGCCGCGGAGGGCATCCGCACGGTTCTCGTGACGTGTACCGACGGCGGTTGCGGTGACGGACCGGGGGGTGTCAAGCCGGGCGACCCCGGGCACGATCCGGCGGCTGTCGCCTTGATGCGCCGTGAAGAACTCAGGGCGAGCTGTGACGTCCTGAAGGTCAGCGATCTGGAGATGCTGGACTATGCCGACTCCGGGATGACGGGCTGGCCGAGCAACGACGCCCCCGGATCCTTCTGGCAGACCCCCGTGGAGGAAGGCGCGGCCCGGCTCGCGGAACTCATGCGGCACTACCGGCCTGACGTGGTCGTCACCTACGACGAGAACGGCTTCTACGGTCACCCCGACCACATCCAGGCCAACCGCATCACGATGGCGGCGCTGGAGATGACCGCGCTGACACCGAAGGTGTACTGGACCACGATGCCCCGCTCGGGGATGCAGCGGTTCGGCGAGATCATGCGGGAGTTCCATCCGGACATGCCGGAGCCGGATCCTGCCGAGGCCGCCGCGATGGCCGAAATCGGCCTCCCCGACGACGAGATCACCACGTGGGTGGACACCACCGCGTTCAGCAGCCAGAAGTTCGACGCGCTGGCCGCGCACGCCAGTCAGGGCGAGAACATCTTCTTCCTCAGGATGGGCAAGGAGAGGTTCGGCGAGTTGATGGGCATGGAGACCTTCGTACGGGTCCAGGACGCGACCGGCGCGGCCGTACCCGAGAACGATCTTTTCGCCGGACTGCGCTGA
- a CDS encoding ankyrin repeat domain-containing protein — MNQRQRKKLSRRLFGAILVGDAAQVRAVLRAGADPERRDGDGVTPLYAASVQGAADIVRLLLAAGASPDTESRGPGSEGTPLCAAACWGHAEAVRELLAYGADPNLREDHGTGLSPLAWADAGPHPETAGLLIAAGATRSP; from the coding sequence ATGAACCAGCGGCAGCGGAAGAAGCTCTCCCGGCGTCTCTTCGGAGCCATTCTCGTGGGTGATGCCGCCCAGGTGAGGGCGGTTCTGCGCGCCGGAGCCGATCCGGAGCGAAGGGACGGCGACGGCGTCACCCCGCTCTACGCGGCATCCGTGCAGGGCGCCGCGGACATCGTCCGACTGTTGCTGGCGGCCGGGGCCTCCCCCGACACCGAGAGCCGCGGACCCGGCTCGGAGGGCACGCCGTTGTGCGCGGCCGCCTGCTGGGGGCACGCCGAGGCGGTGCGGGAGCTGTTGGCGTACGGCGCCGATCCGAACCTGCGCGAGGACCACGGCACCGGCCTTTCCCCGCTGGCATGGGCTGACGCCGGCCCCCACCCGGAGACGGCCGGTCTTCTCATCGCGGCGGGGGCAACCCGGTCTCCGTAG
- a CDS encoding MarR family winged helix-turn-helix transcriptional regulator encodes MKSLHDRPGESASASASLNRLFELAEVLGALMERGVAERGLTRARAGLLWALLHHGPMTQRALAAHLRVTPRNVTGLLDALQTDGLVAREPHPDDRRATLVTLTEPGRALTAGLQAGRDELAAHLFGDIPAAQLTAIQDGLETVIARLRATDEARRRE; translated from the coding sequence GTGAAGTCACTTCACGATAGGCCCGGGGAGTCCGCTTCCGCCAGCGCCTCGCTGAACCGGCTCTTCGAACTCGCCGAAGTGCTCGGCGCACTGATGGAGCGCGGCGTCGCCGAACGCGGACTGACCCGGGCCCGGGCCGGCCTGCTGTGGGCGCTCCTCCACCACGGACCGATGACGCAACGGGCCCTGGCCGCGCACCTGCGGGTCACCCCGCGCAACGTCACCGGCCTGCTGGACGCCCTCCAGACCGACGGCCTGGTCGCCCGCGAGCCCCACCCGGACGACCGCCGCGCCACCCTGGTCACCCTCACCGAACCGGGCCGCGCCCTGACCGCCGGCCTGCAAGCCGGCCGCGACGAACTGGCCGCACACCTCTTCGGCGACATACCGGCGGCACAACTGACGGCCATCCAGGACGGCTTGGAGACGGTCATCGCCCGCCTGCGCGCCACGGACGAGGCACGCCGCCGGGAGTGA